A region of Pyxidicoccus parkwaysis DNA encodes the following proteins:
- a CDS encoding FHA domain-containing protein, protein MNRTSRTVSVSDPLWTALETMSREMGVDRDVLLNQAIFSLARQFGFITPTQVSLLDGTTAAAPRAPEPVQPVSAPVVQPPVEVARTTEGSEVAVSAPKVATDVGPASVTLEEAEPSETEAVLAAIRPEPEAPAPQVDVEALRPAVVARIRDILADVDRLVEPVNEQLREEAEDSEDEDDSDDEDVSDDDESSEDEGASDDDEGSDEDEEGATGDNEVTDDGASGVGAFDDDDDSPSEGGGLPVPTPKPPAPLETTIVVKTTSGVPLHVKLDDSEPVRVSRERFVIGRGAHCDLVVKSARVSREHAAVVREGAEYFIEDLTSSNGTWFDNTRIARRLVSDGEEYLLGGIRVTFSLG, encoded by the coding sequence ATGAACCGCACTTCCCGCACTGTCTCTGTTTCGGACCCCCTCTGGACCGCCCTGGAGACGATGAGCCGCGAGATGGGCGTGGACCGCGACGTCCTGCTCAACCAGGCCATCTTCTCGCTGGCCCGCCAGTTCGGCTTCATCACGCCCACGCAGGTCAGCCTGCTCGACGGGACGACGGCCGCCGCGCCCCGGGCGCCCGAGCCCGTGCAGCCCGTCTCAGCGCCGGTTGTGCAGCCGCCGGTGGAGGTTGCTCGGACGACGGAGGGCAGCGAGGTGGCGGTCTCGGCCCCGAAGGTCGCGACGGACGTGGGCCCGGCCAGCGTCACGCTGGAGGAAGCAGAGCCCTCCGAGACGGAGGCCGTGCTGGCGGCAATCCGGCCCGAGCCGGAAGCTCCGGCTCCTCAGGTCGATGTGGAGGCGCTTCGTCCGGCGGTGGTGGCGCGCATTCGCGACATCCTCGCGGACGTCGACCGGCTGGTGGAGCCCGTGAACGAGCAGCTCCGTGAGGAAGCGGAGGACTCGGAGGATGAGGACGACTCGGATGACGAGGACGTGTCGGATGACGACGAGTCCTCGGAGGATGAGGGCGCCTCGGACGATGACGAGGGCTCCGACGAGGACGAGGAGGGCGCCACGGGTGACAACGAGGTCACCGACGATGGCGCGAGCGGCGTGGGCGCCTTCGACGACGATGACGACTCGCCCTCAGAGGGTGGCGGGCTGCCGGTGCCTACGCCGAAGCCGCCGGCTCCGCTGGAGACCACCATCGTCGTGAAGACGACGTCGGGGGTGCCGCTCCACGTCAAGCTCGATGACAGCGAGCCGGTGCGTGTCTCGCGCGAGCGCTTCGTCATCGGTCGTGGGGCGCACTGCGACCTGGTGGTGAAGTCCGCGCGCGTGTCCCGCGAGCACGCCGCCGTGGTGCGCGAGGGCGCCGAGTACTTCATCGAGGACCTCACGTCGTCGAACGGCACCTGGTTCGACAACACCCGCATCGCCCGCCGCCTCGTGTCGGACGGCGAGGAGTACCTGCTCGGAGGAATCCGGGTGACCTTCTCCCTCGGGTGA
- a CDS encoding iron-containing alcohol dehydrogenase family protein, which yields MATSTLSIPALVRIKHGAIDRLGTYLARSGYRRIALLVSAGLLGGLEQRLGTGLEREGITVVRREDVDEASFERASALFAALPSGCDAVVGFGGGRALDVAKYVAFLAGLPYLAVPTSLSNDGFCSPQSSLTQGGHRRSLRATMPSGVIVDTDVCLQAPAPLWWSGVGDLVAKVTAITDWKLAFHARGTPVNDFAALLSDATVFQFMARPVKDLEGVRLLATALMLNGVAMEVAGSSRPASGSEHLLSHALDSVSARPRLHGLQVGVATYVVSRLQGQGTQRVASVLEATGFWQGIRADPFSRREWLDAVRLAPTLKEGFHTVLSSRDCVPEVADILKNDATLKDCFRD from the coding sequence ATGGCGACCTCGACTCTCTCCATCCCCGCGCTCGTGCGCATCAAGCACGGTGCGATTGACAGGCTCGGCACCTACCTCGCCCGCTCCGGCTACCGGCGCATCGCCCTGCTCGTGAGCGCCGGCCTGCTGGGCGGGTTGGAGCAGCGCCTGGGCACGGGCCTCGAACGCGAGGGCATCACCGTCGTTCGGCGCGAGGACGTGGACGAGGCGAGCTTCGAGCGGGCCAGCGCGCTGTTCGCCGCGCTGCCCTCGGGCTGCGACGCGGTGGTCGGCTTCGGCGGCGGGCGGGCCCTGGACGTCGCCAAGTACGTGGCCTTCCTCGCGGGCCTGCCGTACCTCGCGGTGCCGACGTCGCTGTCGAATGACGGCTTCTGCAGCCCGCAGTCGAGCCTCACGCAGGGAGGCCATCGCCGCTCGCTGCGCGCCACGATGCCTTCCGGCGTCATCGTGGACACGGACGTCTGCCTTCAAGCCCCGGCGCCGCTGTGGTGGTCGGGCGTGGGGGACCTCGTCGCGAAGGTGACGGCCATCACCGACTGGAAGCTCGCGTTCCACGCGCGGGGTACGCCGGTAAATGACTTCGCGGCGCTGCTCTCGGACGCCACCGTCTTCCAGTTCATGGCGAGGCCCGTGAAGGACCTGGAGGGCGTCCGGCTCCTGGCCACCGCGCTGATGCTGAACGGAGTGGCCATGGAGGTCGCCGGCTCGTCACGCCCGGCGAGCGGCAGCGAGCACCTGCTGTCGCACGCGCTGGATTCCGTGTCCGCGCGCCCCCGACTCCACGGGTTGCAGGTGGGTGTGGCCACCTACGTCGTCAGCCGCCTTCAGGGCCAGGGAACCCAGCGGGTTGCCTCCGTGCTGGAGGCCACCGGCTTCTGGCAGGGCATCCGCGCGGACCCCTTCTCTCGCCGCGAGTGGCTTGACGCGGTGCGTCTCGCGCCAACGCTCAAGGAGGGCTTCCACACCGTGCTTTCGTCACGAGACTGTGTGCCCGAGGTGGCGGATATCCTGAAAAATGACGCCACCTTGAAAGACTGCTTCAGGGACTGA
- a CDS encoding thioredoxin domain-containing protein — protein sequence MSEHTVELTDDNFQQTTGKSGLVLVDFWAAWCGPCRAFAPTYEAVAKAHPDVIFGKVDTEAHPDLGGRFDIQSIPTLMAFKDGVIVHRSSGALPRGRLETLVQSLKTLDAALVKKAEENKRLTEQGIAPPGVDPEAEWDEKDQEWAHGPQDDDGEKHGVWKYWRADGTLCNECHYEHGKPHGAFKRFHESGGVSQDGEFVQGELHGPRTWYASEGFTTERMHENGVSEKVRKTVMTYDHGRVVGVQHFDAQDRKVVPSTGEPYPDRPRDVPPEAEFHENDDQWAHVHVDAEGERHGLCRFWTAEGELLWEAEFVHGSRTGRFHSRAEDEYADPRVAFDEGQCEENLAHGVWSLLDANGKVVLTKDLGVAQGEDELRESPVFSNLPRKASEWREYAATCAEARKYREAVLAVARAAACEQRHEELAALLARVVLPRTPENAQGIAGHTLEGAGDSWAPMADTLVRGGDAGMLLRGYAVLLDQSDRPRAALDFIHAAMLLHPERTEFLFTRGLILANLGLDAHMNRDAEALAATEPQTARFLGTYARCLFRKLDFWPAEEKPHSTYNGLPEGAGQELTAVHRIVQKYATRLQLVRAAMVKRFKPGASLPWMPPDLSALLPGGPVELVVDEFDDEEGETISIDETLPIARMGLPDLARAARADWNALTWLMWACGERGVAMPRAVAPPADFGHAAGMASQRLWRSRDRRVTGGRGAKMSNSPGFPFEGMDIDELHPNLVGIAEQQYADMQAMFLWLINPAHVSPWQDNLRGS from the coding sequence TTGAGCGAGCACACCGTCGAGCTGACCGACGACAACTTCCAGCAGACCACGGGAAAGAGCGGCCTCGTGCTGGTGGACTTCTGGGCAGCCTGGTGCGGACCGTGCCGGGCCTTCGCCCCCACCTACGAAGCCGTCGCGAAGGCGCATCCGGACGTCATCTTCGGCAAGGTGGACACCGAGGCGCATCCGGACCTCGGAGGCCGGTTCGACATCCAGTCGATTCCCACCCTCATGGCCTTCAAGGACGGCGTCATCGTGCACCGCTCCAGCGGCGCGCTGCCGCGCGGACGCCTGGAGACGTTGGTGCAGTCGCTGAAGACGCTCGACGCCGCCCTGGTGAAGAAGGCGGAGGAGAACAAGCGGCTGACCGAGCAGGGGATTGCGCCGCCGGGCGTCGACCCCGAGGCCGAGTGGGACGAGAAGGACCAGGAGTGGGCCCACGGCCCGCAGGACGACGACGGCGAGAAGCACGGCGTCTGGAAGTACTGGCGCGCGGACGGCACGCTCTGCAACGAGTGCCACTACGAGCACGGCAAGCCGCACGGCGCCTTCAAGCGCTTCCATGAGAGCGGCGGCGTCTCGCAGGACGGCGAGTTCGTGCAGGGAGAGCTGCACGGGCCGCGCACCTGGTACGCCAGCGAGGGCTTCACCACCGAGCGCATGCACGAGAATGGCGTCTCGGAGAAGGTGCGCAAGACGGTGATGACCTATGACCACGGGCGCGTCGTGGGCGTGCAGCACTTCGACGCTCAGGACCGCAAGGTGGTGCCGAGCACCGGCGAGCCGTACCCCGACCGTCCCAGGGACGTCCCGCCCGAGGCGGAGTTCCATGAGAACGACGACCAGTGGGCCCACGTGCACGTCGATGCGGAAGGGGAGCGCCACGGCCTGTGCCGGTTCTGGACGGCCGAGGGCGAGCTGTTGTGGGAGGCCGAGTTCGTCCACGGCAGCCGCACCGGCCGCTTCCACTCGCGCGCGGAGGACGAGTACGCGGACCCGCGCGTGGCCTTCGACGAGGGCCAGTGCGAGGAGAACCTGGCCCACGGCGTCTGGTCGCTGCTCGATGCGAACGGCAAGGTGGTGCTGACGAAGGACCTGGGCGTGGCGCAGGGCGAGGACGAGCTGCGCGAGTCGCCCGTCTTCTCCAACCTGCCGCGCAAGGCGAGCGAGTGGCGCGAGTACGCCGCCACGTGCGCCGAGGCGAGGAAGTACCGCGAGGCGGTGCTGGCCGTGGCGCGCGCGGCGGCGTGTGAGCAGCGGCACGAGGAGTTGGCGGCGCTGCTGGCTCGGGTGGTGCTGCCGCGCACTCCGGAGAACGCGCAGGGCATCGCGGGGCACACGCTGGAGGGGGCAGGGGATTCGTGGGCGCCCATGGCGGACACGCTCGTGCGCGGTGGCGACGCGGGCATGTTGCTGCGCGGGTACGCGGTGCTGCTGGACCAGTCGGACCGGCCTCGCGCGGCGCTCGACTTCATCCACGCGGCGATGCTGCTCCATCCGGAGCGCACGGAGTTCCTGTTCACCCGCGGCCTCATCCTGGCGAACCTGGGGCTCGACGCGCACATGAATCGGGATGCCGAGGCGCTCGCGGCGACGGAGCCGCAGACGGCCCGGTTCCTCGGGACGTACGCGCGGTGCCTCTTCCGGAAGCTCGACTTCTGGCCGGCGGAGGAGAAGCCGCACTCGACGTACAACGGTCTCCCCGAGGGGGCCGGGCAGGAGCTGACGGCCGTCCACCGCATCGTCCAGAAGTACGCCACGCGGTTGCAGCTGGTGCGCGCGGCGATGGTGAAGCGCTTCAAGCCCGGCGCGTCACTGCCCTGGATGCCGCCGGACCTGTCCGCGCTGCTGCCGGGCGGGCCCGTGGAGCTGGTCGTGGACGAGTTCGACGACGAGGAGGGGGAGACCATCTCCATCGACGAGACGCTGCCCATCGCGCGGATGGGGCTGCCGGACCTCGCTCGCGCGGCTCGCGCGGACTGGAATGCGCTGACGTGGCTGATGTGGGCCTGTGGGGAGCGCGGAGTGGCGATGCCACGGGCGGTGGCTCCGCCCGCGGACTTCGGTCATGCCGCGGGCATGGCGAGCCAGCGCTTGTGGCGCAGCAGGGATCGCCGCGTGACGGGAGGGCGGGGCGCGAAGATGTCGAACTCGCCGGGCTTCCCGTTCGAGGGCATGGACATCGACGAGCTGCACCCGAACCTCGTGGGCATCGCCGAGCAGCAGTACGCCGACATGCAGGCGATGTTCCTCTGGCTTATCAACCCAGCCCATGTTTCGCCCTGGCAGGACAACCTGAGGGGGAGCTGA
- a CDS encoding methyl-accepting chemotaxis protein produces the protein MDLPCPSRRLAHLFTLGAALFLLFARPSAAQPSEASGATVPVLEGWRYRWGDSPAGADGVPTWVTSPGAPEAWRETKALTEVPGRGDHTFLWLRIPVPDGGWADPALFLGEVTSAIEVYANGQRVYTSGQMNRGGREVSENLAWHLIPLPREVLGKEVMLRIQSSAPTIGVSRDAKVGAQHELLAALTREGQAPFVMGCLLIAVALGSGGAFVMHWRRRMLAGLAVFSVSGGMLLLGLSGLPATLWSASVAATRGMLLGIFLLAAGLMAFVSDALLENRMRWFYKLSVGFSVISGLGAFVALVDLGLGQRVMVPFMPIALIILVLCFAVAALEAWRGNPDARLFVSGLCVLVVALLVTVLPVIGVMKSSFGNVSHWGYLALTLSLVAVVARRSIEVVRALETHTRQLEERQEVVRALAERMGSGAGELATVVQQLRSSSDQQTEGVSRQAVALQEAEQTVKEIRRSSQMTAEKATALAEASESAEQVGREGMDALERTLADLAAIRSEVSEMARRILALDDQTREVSTIVESVKDLADQSNMLAINAAIEAARSGESGKGFGVVAREMRGLADQSIRATHRIREVLDGVSTSMREAARNSEKGDERVRQSLDAVRTSSAQFQQLAVLIADTSANVRQISAAVSAQDAGTHQMATAIQELSSQMQRTLKTVQETQEATRSVQGLAESMSGMARQTLGTDVATVPAAPSASA, from the coding sequence ATGGATTTGCCCTGCCCGTCTCGCCGGCTCGCGCACCTCTTCACGCTGGGCGCCGCGCTGTTCCTGCTATTCGCCCGCCCTTCCGCCGCACAGCCTTCCGAGGCGTCAGGCGCCACCGTGCCCGTACTCGAGGGCTGGCGCTACCGTTGGGGTGACTCGCCCGCGGGTGCGGACGGCGTGCCCACGTGGGTGACGTCTCCGGGGGCTCCGGAGGCGTGGCGCGAGACGAAGGCGCTCACGGAAGTTCCCGGCCGCGGTGACCACACCTTCCTGTGGCTGCGCATCCCCGTGCCCGACGGCGGCTGGGCCGACCCCGCGCTCTTCCTCGGCGAGGTGACCAGCGCCATCGAGGTGTACGCCAACGGCCAGCGCGTCTACACGAGCGGCCAGATGAACCGCGGCGGCCGCGAGGTCTCGGAGAATCTCGCCTGGCACCTGATTCCGTTGCCGCGCGAGGTGCTCGGCAAGGAGGTGATGCTGCGCATCCAGTCCAGCGCGCCCACCATCGGCGTGTCGCGGGACGCGAAGGTGGGGGCGCAGCATGAATTGCTCGCCGCCCTCACGCGCGAGGGACAGGCGCCGTTCGTCATGGGCTGCCTGCTGATCGCCGTCGCCCTGGGCTCGGGCGGGGCCTTCGTCATGCACTGGCGGCGGCGGATGCTGGCGGGGCTGGCCGTCTTCTCCGTCAGCGGCGGCATGCTGCTGTTGGGCTTGAGCGGCCTGCCGGCGACGCTCTGGAGCGCTTCCGTCGCCGCGACGCGCGGCATGCTGCTGGGCATCTTCCTGCTCGCGGCCGGGCTGATGGCGTTCGTCTCGGACGCGCTGCTCGAGAACCGGATGCGGTGGTTCTACAAGCTCTCGGTGGGCTTCTCCGTCATCTCCGGCCTGGGCGCCTTCGTGGCCCTCGTCGACCTGGGGCTCGGCCAGCGGGTGATGGTGCCATTCATGCCCATCGCGCTCATCATCCTGGTGCTGTGCTTCGCCGTGGCCGCGCTCGAGGCCTGGCGGGGCAACCCGGACGCGCGCCTCTTCGTCTCCGGCCTGTGCGTCCTCGTGGTGGCGCTCCTCGTCACCGTGCTGCCCGTCATCGGGGTGATGAAGTCGTCGTTCGGCAACGTGTCGCACTGGGGCTACCTGGCGCTGACGCTGTCGCTCGTCGCGGTGGTGGCGCGCCGCTCCATCGAGGTGGTGCGCGCGCTAGAGACGCACACGCGCCAGCTCGAGGAGCGCCAGGAGGTGGTGCGCGCCCTGGCCGAGCGCATGGGCAGCGGCGCCGGCGAGCTCGCCACCGTGGTGCAGCAGCTGCGCTCGTCGAGCGACCAGCAGACCGAGGGTGTCAGCCGTCAGGCCGTGGCGCTCCAGGAAGCGGAGCAGACGGTGAAGGAGATTCGCCGCAGCTCGCAGATGACGGCGGAGAAGGCCACCGCGCTGGCCGAGGCGTCCGAGAGCGCCGAGCAGGTGGGCCGCGAGGGCATGGATGCCCTGGAGCGGACGCTGGCGGACCTGGCGGCCATCCGCTCCGAGGTGTCGGAGATGGCGCGGCGCATCCTCGCGTTGGATGACCAGACGCGCGAGGTGTCGACCATCGTGGAGTCGGTGAAGGACCTCGCGGACCAGTCGAACATGCTGGCCATCAACGCGGCGATCGAGGCAGCGCGCAGCGGTGAGAGCGGCAAGGGCTTCGGCGTGGTGGCGCGGGAGATGCGCGGGCTCGCGGACCAGTCCATCCGGGCCACGCACCGCATCCGCGAGGTGCTCGACGGCGTGAGCACGAGCATGCGCGAGGCGGCGCGGAACAGCGAGAAGGGCGACGAGCGGGTGCGTCAGAGCCTCGATGCGGTGCGCACGTCGAGCGCGCAGTTCCAGCAGCTCGCGGTGCTCATCGCGGACACCAGTGCGAACGTGCGGCAGATTTCAGCCGCCGTCAGCGCGCAGGACGCGGGGACGCACCAGATGGCCACGGCCATCCAGGAGCTGTCCAGCCAGATGCAGCGCACGCTGAAGACGGTGCAGGAGACCCAGGAGGCCACCCGCTCCGTCCAGGGGCTGGCGGAGAGCATGTCTGGCATGGCCCGCCAGACGCTCGGCACCGACGTCGCGACCGTCCCCGCGGCACCGAGCGCCAGCGCCTGA